tatgataaataaaataatttaatttcccCCCAATACTTAGTCAAAATTTGTAACACTTCAtttttccctccaaacctaaacctatatcgcactgtccttccccttcctagatcgacaccCCTTcctctcactacaagaaaaaaaatctattgtGACATTTTTTATATGACACttactaaaaaaaaatatcattataaatattttataatgagaTTCTTTaccattaattatttttttataaaaattatcataTTAAACTTTGTATGGTGACATAttatataaatatcattattttataaacatattaacctaaactttCCTTCCCACTCGATCATTATTTCCTCCCCTCTCCTTCCTTTCCTCTATCACAGCTAGGtttcttccatctcctttccACCGCTAGGtttcttccatctcctttcctttcctctaTCACCGCTAGGTTTCCTCTCTCCCACCCCTTCTTTCCTTTCGTATTTGCAGCGCACCAGCGCACCAGGTTCTTCCCTCTTCGCAGTAAGCAAGGAGTTCAAAGGTAACCCTATATCTTATTTCTTCCCTCTCCGCAGCACCGTGCGTAACCTCGTCAGGCGATGAGAGGATGCTTTAGGTGCGGCCACACTCAAGGGGGTCGCAACCTCTCCAAACCACTAGTTTACTAGCGGTCGATTTGCGAATGGCTGCACGCTAGGGGGTCGATGCCTCACGAGGCAGTCCGTTCACAAACGGTTGCACACGAGGGGGTCTAAGCAGTGGCCTGTAGCGAGGCAACGACATCGTTATCTGCTTCTGAAACTCTCGTGTTTTTCCATCTCCATATACTGGTAAGCTTTTCAAGAAGATGGAATTGCACAAGCTAGCAGATATGCTACTGAGGATTCAATTAAGTCATGGCTTAATGAATTACTTTGCTTGGATGTTGCAAGTTACATTCCAAATATCACTATGTTAGTATTCTTGATGAAAAGTAAATAATTGTTTTTCAGGTCATTCTCTAAATGATCTTTTATTTGTCTAGACTTCCACATCCAAGTGAATGTGCCCTTTACTATGTCAACCGAGATATATTTTTCTAATATCACAAGGAGAGTGAGATATGTTTATAGGTACTTTTATTTGGTTAAATTTGTGCtattttttcatttatattacaGGGAATGATTTCCCTTTATGTTGCTTCTCACTACAAAAAGTCACCTAATGACTTACAAGTTACAATTGATGGTTAATGCTCCATCCCATTACTTGTTTGTGTTACTTTGTATTTTATTTCTTAGCTATAGTTACAAAAAACAAATTGGACTCCTGGATTTAGTAGTAATCTTGACCATACTTATTAAGTTGGGTATACCAATGAGATGTTCTATATGTTCAAGCATTGAACTCATTTATTGTTTATGTCAATTTTCAGGTTTGTCTCTCCATTGTGGAATTCAATGATATTTTTTCTCCTCATAGAGAGAAGACTACACTTGAGCATGAGCCTAGCTTGTAAGTACATGTACAAGTTATAGGAATTGCTATATAGGCTTCAAATTGACTCCTTTTTTTCTTGAAGTCTGTACTATTCCCATTCattcttttatttcatttcaTTTGTTTTCCTCTGTATTGTTGAAGGATAGTTCTTGATAGATATGATTATTCTCTTGAGGAAATTTGTTTTTTTACTTCATAAGTCTAAAACATGTTATTATTAGCTTTATGTACCATGTCATGCTTATTTACTACATGCAAATCGAAGTTTGAGAACTCATGTTGCACAAAAGCTTCAATTTAAATAAACTTTGGAAATTTCTGTTGGTAGTCATCCATAAAACGTTTACATGGTTTGATATGATTTTTAGGTGTAACAACTCTGCCAGCTTCAAAAATCATGCCATATTCCTTTTTAATTGCTTTTGAGAAAGAAAAGAATTATTTGGAAAAAAGGTCTTGTTATTTGATGTTTTTCGTTTGTGTTTGCAAGCTTTATTGGTTCTTTGCCTTGAAGGTTAAAGATTGTAAGATACTTTTTTTGGAAAGGTATGTTTGCCATGACAAATCTTTTGTGgagtcatttatatttttttatagcaGTTACTTGTTTTGATTTTATGTGCTGGGAATCAGAAAATGTATAGTAAGTTTTTAATGGACATCTAGAAGGATTTTCATCTTCTAAATGATAGTCAATGTTTCTTTTTTTTCAATCATTAATTGTCATTCTAGTCTGTATTAATCAATCTTCTATAGCATATTCAGGATTAGAATATGGATGTTCTCAATCTGTTAATTCACCATCTAAGAAGCAACAATCAAAATACAAGCTTACTTTTATCGACCTATTAACATGGCCCAAAATTGACTTTGTTAACACTTTTCCAAACACTGGAAACATCTACCTCACCATCCACCATATCCAAGCTTACTTTGTAAGTTTTATCCATCAAGTCTTTGTTTATTTTAGCTACAAATAAAAGTAACTTCTTTTGACAGTGCTGGGTCCCATTAATTGATATATTTTCCTTTAACTGTATAAGAAAATACAAGCTGTGCCCTTGCAGGTGGTTGCTGCAGTTGGCTTCAAGGCAAGAAGGCCTGAGATCCCAAGTACTGTAAATAGACATGTGGCTGCCATAATTGAGTCCTGTTGGGCCAGGTATAGATATCTATTGCCTGATGCAGGCATGGTTATTAAATATTAACATACTTCTTCACTCGTGCTTCCCCACACACTAACTTAAATCACATGTTGAGCTTCAGCGAGCCATGGAAAAGGCCTTCTTTTTCTAGTATCATGGAATCCTTGAAGCCTCTAATCAAGACTCAGTCACCTCAACCGTTACATTCTGATATGTCTAGTATCCAATAGCCAGATGATTGCATATTCCTAAGAGAGATGTGTATTGTATCTATTCTACTTGTCAAAAAGGGTCCCCTTCAAATTTTGCCTGTCAGAGGATCAGGTGCTTTTCAATTTCCACAGTAATGTTCTTATATGCCcatattttgtcaagaaaaaaaaatctccacATTTATCTACAAAAAACATCTGTCTTGAAGTAGCATTTTGTTTAACAGATCatattgatttggtttgtttgcaGTGCCAATGAAGCTGCTGCCAGTTTTCATTGCATCACCGCCAACACGATCGATCTAATCAGCTATAGATATTTTTCAGTAAATTGAAGTTCCATTCGCGTTTATATGTATATTTTGTTTAACCTAGGTGCATTATATTTTTATCCGAGCTTACATTGAAAAAAGCTTATTAGGAAAGAGCACAAGCCTTTTGAGGTTGTGTTGCAATTTCAGAGTGATATCAGCATGGAACTTGTATATTGCCAGCATGGAACTTGTATATCTACAAAAagcattcttgcttatgagatttggaagatggcatcagaggtagtacaataaatagtatatctcttcatttgcttgttaactatgaacattttctttgtttttctatgcttccttcactggatttgttgtgtagtcatatttctttattcaaccattatcatgcctagtaatttgttgtatgatgctgtcggttttTATCAATCTCTGCACTTTAATTAGAAgaagcaaattatctatgttatattctaagcagcatatactaagtgtcatatatgaaagttttagattttacaatgatttttttgtgcTAAATTGCATATGTATATGTGTATCGGTGTGTATGCAGATGCGCGCAATTATCCTTCAATGAATTAAGCATTATGAACAATAGTCTTCCACagtagcctttaaaaactcagtattctattttatttgatacatatacacatttgttttagttatttgacatatggtggattattgGATCCTGATCATGAATTAACTTTGTATAAAGTATTGTAGATTATCTTTGTTGCAAGTATCAATTAGAAAGGGACTTTCTTTGGTTTAGATATTTTGCATTCCAAATTTAGTTTATTGGTAGTTCTCATTGCAAAATCAGACTGAAAAGCTTTCAAAATGCTTGATTTGAAGTGTTAGAAGGATAGAGATCAGAAAAACTAGACTGCCTCGTTAGAGCTAGAGcagatatttggaaaaaaaataaataaatcaaaattgcatctttaccatttccagctttcaaaattgcatctttaccatttccagctttcaaaattgcatctttaccattttcagctttcaaaattgcatctttactaatatattatttatgtgtttttacagtttacaaatctcaagtactccagagttgaaattgatgaagtgcggttcgagtgagctgaatgcatgctagattacatttgagacagttgtaccttgatgtgttaaaagaatgttatactttgattttgatatctattagttagtttttgatgtaaaaagaatgtttgggtattttatggatattgttgtaagaagattatttatataatttgtgaatatttgtgtattttatggatattattgaataaagaatatttgtataatttgtgaatatttgtgtattttttttgttattgtcggttttaaaatcaaatctgtgctgttaaaaaatatacatattacatcggttttccaccgctgtaaaaccggtgttataaactaatattacatcggtcatttacccctgccaaaattggtgttattaacatacaatattacatcggttttacaccgttgatgaaacagtgtcgttaagtgatactacaccggttaataaccgattcgaagaccggtgtcgttaagtgatactacaccgattttaacccgatgtctaaaatgacagacttttaacatcggcttcatagacaccggtcgaaaatgaaatagacaccggtggaaaaccgatgtctatgaaggtttttgttgtagtgattaaacatcacttcattagagatcatgctGCCAAAGGAaacattgaactcaactatgttaaattcaagttaaatttGGTTGACATCTTCACTAAACCACTGTCAGAATATGAATTTAGTGATTTACAAAGAAGACTGAGAATGTGCAcaatagactaggactcttatTATCAAATAACTTTTCGAGTAATTTGCAAATTCTAAGTCACTCTTATTttctattcttttaaaaattcttatttctctagtgttttaaaattttttttggccTTATTCTAGGTCGAACCCCTAGAAAGTATAATCTTATAGATCTAGGCAACAAGCATCTCACAATcacactaggtctaccttgattgtatattcaaaaatttagaatgacgtgagataaGTAGGCCTTTTGCCTTGAATTTAGATGCTTACATCAATGCATCAAAATAAGTCTAAGCTATAAATATAATagtatattaatcaagttaaatagtCATTTTTCAAATATCTAACTGGACAatattacttaacttgactaaataAGTGAAAATTGTTATATTCTGTATAGCTAGCTAGTAACTAAAGATTAGATATTTAGGGACCAATTTTAGATGAgtatttttaaactaaatttttctttatttaattatttttaacaacTTAATTGCATTTTTAATAACTTAATGAAACTTTTTAATAACTTAACTAAATCTTTAACCACTTAACTAAATTCTTAACAACTTCATTAAATTTTTAACAacttcattaattttttttaacaacctAATTACTTtttttaacaacttaattaattttgttcaacctaattattttttaacaacttcattaattttttttaa
This genomic stretch from Zingiber officinale cultivar Zhangliang chromosome 7A, Zo_v1.1, whole genome shotgun sequence harbors:
- the LOC122001699 gene encoding uncharacterized protein LOC122001699, which translates into the protein MCIVSILLVKKGPLQILPVRGSGAFQFPHANEAAASFHCITANTIDLISYRYFSSDISMELVYCQHGTCISTKSILAYEIWKMASEFTNLKYSRVEIDEVRFE